The following are from one region of the Prevotella communis genome:
- a CDS encoding NUDIX domain-containing protein — protein sequence MEYTYKYPRPAVTADCVVITKEAEPKVLLIQRSADPYKGCWAFPGGFMNMDETTEQCAIRELEEETGLKLGTVRQIGAYSKVDRDPRGRTITVAYLAIIDKPAQVTGQDDAAKAEWFPLSALPELAFDHVDIMADAINLFHVQK from the coding sequence ATGGAATATACATACAAATACCCAAGACCTGCAGTAACAGCTGACTGCGTGGTCATTACAAAGGAGGCGGAACCGAAGGTGCTGCTTATTCAGCGTAGCGCAGATCCATATAAGGGATGCTGGGCTTTTCCTGGCGGGTTCATGAATATGGACGAGACCACGGAGCAATGTGCTATCCGTGAACTGGAGGAAGAGACTGGCCTGAAGTTGGGCACTGTTCGGCAGATAGGTGCGTACTCCAAGGTGGACCGCGATCCACGAGGAAGGACTATCACTGTGGCTTACCTCGCCATCATTGATAAGCCTGCGCAAGTCACTGGTCAGGATGATGCTGCAAAGGCCGAATGGTTCCCCTTATCAGCTTTGCCTGAACTAGCCTTCGATCATGTAGATATCATGGCAGACGCCATCAACTTATTTCACGTTCAGAAATAA
- a CDS encoding OmpA family protein → MMKKTTSILMLLTMLATGVQTAFAQSDSRDYKRGWYAGLSGGTSFGQATFRSITESKTNVGAQFGVFGGYQFSRLLSVEALATMGGQKQTSLDCDPFWLATDGEFTFAPVLGKQGNYYRDLEAKTRWMRFGLQANFDVLSLLTKPTTRWSVTLSPQLSAVTTRTKHLATGYEQEFDRQWHLGLGGQAAVGYRVVRNVGLQLYGGITCLTGDRFDNIPKYCHKSNLIYEAGLKVAFHFGKKKPAPVVEEPAPIVAEPAPQPVVEEHPAVEQPIVEQPVVETAAVEEKKPEVVETAPADLPAIYFANNSSRLTQQEADKLDTVSEMMKAQPDVTLSIIGHASNIGSNAYNDRLSKRRANAVKALLVRRGIDASRLKPVVGRGIDRDAADSKQARRVELIINDKK, encoded by the coding sequence ATGATGAAGAAAACAACTTCTATCCTCATGCTGCTGACGATGCTGGCCACAGGGGTGCAGACTGCGTTTGCCCAGAGTGACAGCCGCGACTACAAGCGGGGCTGGTATGCCGGGCTCAGCGGCGGCACCTCCTTCGGTCAGGCCACCTTCCGCAGCATCACCGAGAGCAAGACCAACGTTGGTGCTCAGTTCGGTGTCTTCGGCGGCTATCAGTTCAGCCGCTTGTTATCAGTTGAAGCCCTCGCCACGATGGGCGGACAGAAGCAGACGTCGCTCGACTGCGATCCATTCTGGCTCGCTACCGACGGTGAGTTCACCTTTGCCCCCGTCCTCGGCAAGCAGGGCAACTACTATCGTGACCTCGAAGCCAAGACCCGCTGGATGCGCTTCGGGCTGCAGGCCAACTTCGACGTACTGTCGCTGCTGACCAAGCCGACGACACGCTGGTCTGTTACGCTGTCGCCGCAACTATCAGCCGTCACCACGCGCACCAAGCATCTTGCCACGGGCTACGAACAGGAGTTCGACCGCCAGTGGCACCTCGGTCTGGGCGGTCAGGCTGCCGTGGGCTATCGCGTGGTCCGTAACGTCGGCCTCCAACTCTATGGCGGCATCACCTGCCTGACGGGCGACCGCTTCGACAACATCCCCAAGTACTGCCACAAGAGCAACCTCATCTATGAGGCAGGCCTGAAGGTGGCTTTCCATTTTGGAAAGAAGAAGCCCGCACCTGTTGTTGAGGAGCCTGCTCCTATAGTTGCTGAGCCCGCACCACAACCAGTGGTAGAGGAACACCCCGCTGTAGAGCAGCCCATAGTAGAACAGCCTGTGGTCGAGACCGCTGCCGTAGAGGAGAAGAAGCCCGAAGTGGTGGAAACCGCTCCTGCTGACCTCCCCGCCATCTACTTCGCCAACAACAGCAGCCGCCTGACACAGCAAGAGGCTGACAAGCTCGATACTGTGTCAGAAATGATGAAGGCACAACCCGATGTAACGCTGAGCATCATCGGCCACGCCTCCAACATCGGCAGCAACGCCTACAACGACCGATTGTCTAAGCGTCGCGCCAATGCGGTGAAGGCGCTGCTTGTGCGCCGTGGTATTGATGCCAGCCGTCTGAAGCCAGTTGTTGGCCGTGGCATCGACCGCGATGCTGCCGACAGCAAGCAGGCCCGCCGCGTGGAACTGATTATTAACGACAAGAAATAA
- a CDS encoding FimB/Mfa2 family fimbrial subunit has protein sequence MNKKIFPLMAAAAMMLLSACYHDKHELIPNENEGQPVGYVAPQLLWEDEADEPAITSIDALSFWIQGSDGGNRTREFGSVEESADWLQQLPAGEYDILVTADMDDPSGYATASNLTRSSSLLAPTVVSLKDAASSPRQSWYAVTHVTIREDEITVADFKLQRLLPTLTVNVTGVPAGTKVAVAVERVAESVLLTEQDTNGRYGVPMSKQTTADFGTLTPTAEDASTHCLDGKHLMPTAAGESRALLRITTTAPDGTVLTSTADCPRMELGMYYTMDFNYATLAPYMRFEAMTISDWQEGWTISGEILNPTNK, from the coding sequence ATGAATAAGAAGATATTTCCATTGATGGCGGCAGCTGCCATGATGCTGCTCTCCGCCTGCTATCACGACAAGCATGAGCTTATTCCCAATGAGAATGAGGGGCAGCCTGTGGGCTATGTGGCTCCGCAGCTCCTCTGGGAAGACGAGGCCGATGAGCCTGCTATCACATCCATCGATGCACTCTCTTTCTGGATACAAGGCTCAGACGGAGGCAACCGCACCCGTGAGTTTGGCTCTGTTGAGGAGAGTGCCGACTGGCTGCAGCAGTTGCCCGCCGGCGAGTACGACATCCTCGTCACTGCCGATATGGACGATCCCTCCGGTTATGCTACCGCATCCAACCTTACTCGCTCCAGCAGCCTCCTCGCGCCCACTGTCGTTTCGCTGAAAGATGCAGCCTCGTCGCCCCGCCAGTCATGGTATGCCGTGACCCACGTCACCATCCGCGAGGACGAGATTACCGTGGCCGACTTCAAACTCCAGCGCCTGCTGCCCACGCTCACCGTCAACGTGACAGGTGTGCCTGCGGGTACCAAGGTCGCTGTTGCCGTAGAGCGTGTGGCAGAGAGCGTCCTGCTTACCGAACAGGATACCAACGGCCGCTATGGTGTGCCAATGTCTAAGCAGACCACAGCCGACTTCGGCACCCTCACGCCTACAGCTGAAGACGCCTCTACGCACTGCCTTGACGGCAAGCACCTCATGCCTACCGCCGCCGGCGAGAGCCGCGCCCTGCTGCGCATTACGACCACTGCCCCCGACGGCACCGTGCTGACCAGTACAGCCGACTGCCCCCGCATGGAACTTGGCATGTACTACACCATGGACTTCAATTATGCCACTCTGGCTCCCTACATGCGCTTCGAGGCCATGACCATCAGCGACTGGCAGGAGGGCTGGACCATCAGCGGTGAAATCCTGAATCCCACTAATAAATAA
- a CDS encoding fimbrillin family protein — translation MKKLRFIPLAALGLLTAACSSDDATSAEQQAAKNITIEASIGAMTRATTTGNTTVFDAGDGVSIYAWTGSATAVAADKVVNGVVNTLGTDGKWTPATPMLWADMVTPHYFLGIYPARTVTDFTADPYTVDNTDYEQSDLLVARQTSGLTATQNPVSLTFDHAMAKLYVNMNFRSQWDAAPEVASCEATAAKSCTIDYLAKTYAAGEQDAVALTAKDAAEGYARSFSGLMIPQTGFRTVTLTIGGQAYVYTHAEDIPLEAGKYTIVNLIVGRNKIELGEVSINDWTEGSTISGGQALQ, via the coding sequence ATGAAAAAACTCAGATTCATCCCTCTGGCTGCCCTCGGCCTATTGACCGCAGCGTGCAGCAGCGATGACGCGACTTCTGCCGAGCAGCAAGCCGCCAAGAACATCACCATCGAGGCGAGCATCGGGGCTATGACCCGCGCCACGACCACGGGCAATACCACGGTGTTCGACGCTGGCGATGGTGTTAGCATCTACGCCTGGACGGGCTCGGCCACAGCTGTTGCTGCCGACAAGGTGGTCAACGGCGTTGTGAACACCCTCGGTACCGATGGCAAGTGGACACCCGCCACGCCCATGCTCTGGGCCGACATGGTGACACCCCACTACTTCCTCGGTATCTATCCGGCACGTACGGTCACTGACTTCACTGCCGACCCCTACACGGTGGACAATACCGACTATGAGCAGAGCGACCTGCTCGTGGCCCGCCAAACGAGCGGACTCACTGCCACGCAGAACCCCGTCTCGCTGACCTTCGACCACGCCATGGCGAAGCTCTACGTGAACATGAACTTCCGCAGCCAGTGGGACGCTGCCCCCGAGGTGGCTTCCTGTGAGGCTACAGCTGCCAAGAGTTGTACCATCGACTATCTGGCTAAGACCTACGCTGCCGGTGAGCAGGACGCTGTCGCCCTCACTGCCAAGGACGCTGCCGAGGGCTATGCCCGCAGTTTCAGCGGCCTGATGATTCCGCAGACGGGCTTCCGCACCGTCACGCTCACCATCGGTGGCCAGGCCTACGTCTATACCCACGCTGAGGACATCCCCCTCGAGGCCGGCAAATATACCATCGTCAACCTCATCGTGGGCCGCAACAAGATTGAGCTCGGCGAGGTGAGCATCAACGACTGGACCGAAGGCTCTACCATCAGCGGCGGACAGGCATTGCAGTAA
- a CDS encoding fimbrillin family protein — protein sequence MRFKNIFFAAAAAMALTACSSDDAIETVQQKSQFPEDGVMRFTTNLVDPTAVTTRASITGSDVNQNGQQFQVKIVNPTSATYSYFNTVQYDGSEWTPINRMLWQNDQQSITVTAAYKQGKTFSDYEFIVGANLTVAADQSTEAKLKQQDLLTMPTKTIANPSIEETLMQNGKLVINFYHALSKLDVTLDLANEFYKNDPKLNNASDITEFTISGTNAGYQFKAMETVNENYGTVTAAATPVAADILANQSAFTAATETNQHSTATYESIVVPQQIAAGALTVSFKIGTRSFSWTNTEAITLEQGKHYTLPLTVGFDTTTLNARAFTVTSWEDQPGDNLGTE from the coding sequence ATGAGATTCAAAAACATTTTCTTCGCAGCCGCAGCAGCCATGGCGCTGACGGCATGCTCCAGCGACGACGCTATCGAGACCGTACAGCAGAAGTCGCAGTTCCCCGAGGACGGCGTGATGCGCTTCACCACCAACCTCGTTGACCCCACGGCCGTAACCACCCGCGCCAGCATCACTGGCAGCGACGTGAACCAGAACGGTCAGCAGTTCCAGGTGAAGATTGTCAACCCCACATCGGCCACCTACAGTTACTTCAACACCGTACAGTACGACGGCAGCGAGTGGACACCCATAAACCGTATGCTCTGGCAGAACGACCAGCAGAGCATCACCGTGACTGCCGCCTACAAGCAGGGCAAGACATTCAGCGACTATGAATTCATCGTCGGTGCCAACCTCACCGTGGCTGCCGACCAGAGCACCGAGGCCAAGCTGAAGCAGCAGGACCTGCTGACCATGCCGACTAAGACCATCGCCAACCCCTCTATCGAGGAGACGCTGATGCAGAACGGCAAGTTGGTCATCAACTTCTACCACGCCCTCTCGAAGCTCGACGTGACGCTGGACCTGGCCAACGAGTTCTACAAGAATGACCCGAAGCTGAACAATGCCTCGGACATTACCGAGTTCACCATCAGCGGCACCAACGCCGGCTACCAGTTCAAGGCCATGGAGACTGTCAATGAGAACTACGGCACCGTGACCGCTGCCGCTACACCCGTTGCTGCCGACATCCTCGCTAACCAGAGCGCTTTCACTGCAGCCACCGAGACGAACCAGCACAGCACGGCCACCTACGAGAGCATCGTAGTTCCACAGCAGATTGCCGCCGGCGCCCTGACCGTATCGTTCAAGATTGGCACGCGCTCCTTCTCATGGACCAACACCGAGGCCATCACCCTTGAGCAGGGCAAGCACTACACGCTGCCCCTCACCGTAGGTTTTGACACCACGACCCTCAATGCCCGCGCCTTCACCGTCACCTCATGGGAAGACCAGCCCGGCGACAACCTCGGCACAGAGTAA
- a CDS encoding fimbrillin family protein — translation MKATKYLSMAALALMGTLASCQSDDEATTGFRPDNAVSLNFSVGSLQGTTRSNAVATDDTQRQFNQGDQIAVSTNDQEAVLFQCTSTENQTWTEAVPNKFLLWTQKTLTFSAYYPATTGTSMTTFTVPTDQSSVEKIALADYMTRQQLISRPEGGSDIQMQLERKMARVIVRISGFGSQYRDDQKTVDNVRIYSEASGIADGNPTGSSTEIQPYAQGSNDGWGWSQNSTFTALVVPGYGDSGARFIQLTDGEGSTLLVKGIPELEAGNSYTFNLVVGKNRIEVASVTVQDWTTGETLAGGQAQEQAAAVPITVTWNKDDITGSGKSFTKDGVTITAGYIDFGEKNFMQGGTFTTTLGNFTKIEVTTGDWDASGTGWSGSGQSGTWTGTPASSVSFSGDIMGMSSLPGQNTKFVFTIEPAN, via the coding sequence ATGAAAGCAACAAAATATCTTTCCATGGCAGCCCTCGCCCTCATGGGCACCCTCGCCAGCTGCCAGAGCGACGACGAGGCCACAACAGGCTTCCGTCCCGACAATGCCGTGAGTCTTAATTTCTCTGTAGGCTCGCTCCAGGGCACCACCCGTAGCAACGCCGTCGCCACCGACGACACGCAGCGCCAGTTCAACCAGGGCGACCAGATCGCCGTCAGCACCAACGATCAGGAGGCCGTCCTCTTCCAGTGCACGTCAACCGAGAACCAGACATGGACTGAGGCAGTGCCCAACAAGTTCCTCCTCTGGACACAGAAAACGCTCACCTTCTCGGCTTACTATCCTGCAACCACCGGCACGTCGATGACCACCTTCACCGTGCCCACTGACCAGAGTAGCGTGGAGAAAATTGCCCTCGCCGACTACATGACCCGCCAGCAGTTGATCTCCCGTCCCGAGGGCGGCAGCGACATCCAGATGCAGTTGGAGCGCAAGATGGCCCGCGTCATCGTACGCATCAGCGGCTTCGGCAGCCAGTACCGTGACGACCAGAAGACCGTCGACAACGTCCGCATCTACAGCGAAGCCAGCGGCATTGCCGACGGCAATCCCACGGGCAGCAGCACTGAAATCCAGCCATACGCACAGGGCAGCAACGATGGGTGGGGCTGGAGTCAGAACTCCACCTTCACCGCCCTCGTAGTGCCTGGCTATGGTGACAGCGGCGCCCGCTTCATCCAGCTGACCGACGGCGAAGGCAGCACCCTCCTCGTGAAGGGCATCCCCGAACTGGAGGCAGGCAACAGCTACACCTTCAACCTCGTAGTGGGTAAGAACAGAATTGAGGTGGCAAGCGTCACCGTACAGGACTGGACCACCGGCGAGACACTCGCAGGCGGACAGGCACAGGAGCAGGCGGCCGCCGTCCCCATCACCGTAACGTGGAACAAAGATGATATAACCGGCAGTGGAAAATCTTTCACCAAGGACGGTGTCACTATAACTGCCGGCTATATAGACTTCGGGGAAAAGAATTTCATGCAGGGCGGAACATTTACCACCACCCTCGGCAACTTCACCAAGATTGAAGTGACTACAGGGGATTGGGACGCATCAGGCACAGGCTGGTCTGGCAGTGGACAAAGCGGCACCTGGACGGGCACTCCTGCCTCCAGCGTATCGTTCAGCGGCGATATTATGGGTATGAGTAGTCTTCCGGGTCAAAATACCAAGTTTGTGTTCACCATTGAGCCGGCGAACTGA